The Leucobacter sp. UCMA 4100 genome window below encodes:
- a CDS encoding metal ABC transporter solute-binding protein, Zn/Mn family, which yields MKRLLGALIAVPMLFVMGCSANAEQSDEPAEKLKVITSFTILEDMVQSIGGDYVEVHNLVPTGTDPHEYEPLPDDLKAVSQADVLFYNGLNLEGGDTGWFSRMEASAAPEKSTVVEVSRDVEPMHLGEGEADSQVNPHAFIDPNVGFVMAETIRDGLIEADPDHTDEYQQQADEYLEKLTAIEAEYDETFDAIPEEERVLVTSERAFQYLADQYDITEYYIWEIDTDENGSGQQLVTLIDQLKGVKVANLIVESNVDRRPMEMVSAETGVPIFDRPIYSDEIGGDDAPEANTYLRYLEYNLGVLGDALTGK from the coding sequence ATGAAACGCCTCTTGGGGGCGCTCATCGCGGTGCCCATGCTCTTTGTCATGGGCTGCAGCGCGAATGCCGAGCAGAGTGACGAACCGGCCGAAAAGCTCAAGGTCATCACCTCATTCACCATTCTTGAAGACATGGTGCAGTCGATCGGAGGCGACTACGTCGAGGTACACAACCTCGTGCCCACGGGCACTGATCCGCACGAGTATGAACCGCTGCCAGACGATCTGAAGGCGGTCTCGCAGGCCGACGTGCTCTTTTATAACGGACTGAACCTCGAGGGTGGCGACACCGGCTGGTTCTCACGCATGGAGGCCTCGGCGGCACCCGAGAAGAGCACCGTTGTCGAGGTATCACGCGACGTCGAACCGATGCACCTCGGCGAGGGCGAAGCCGACTCGCAGGTCAACCCGCACGCTTTCATCGACCCGAACGTCGGCTTCGTCATGGCCGAGACGATTCGTGACGGGCTCATCGAGGCTGACCCCGACCACACCGACGAATACCAACAGCAGGCCGACGAGTACCTCGAGAAGCTCACCGCGATCGAGGCCGAGTACGACGAGACCTTCGACGCGATTCCCGAGGAGGAGCGCGTGCTCGTCACGAGCGAGCGGGCCTTCCAGTACCTTGCCGATCAGTACGACATCACCGAGTACTACATCTGGGAGATCGACACTGATGAGAACGGCTCGGGCCAGCAGCTCGTGACCCTCATCGACCAGCTCAAGGGCGTGAAGGTGGCAAACCTCATCGTTGAATCGAACGTTGACCGCCGCCCCATGGAGATGGTCTCGGCCGAGACTGGAGTGCCCATCTTCGACCGCCCCATCTACTCTGACGAGATTGGCGGCGACGACGCACCCGAGGCAAACACCTACCTGCGGTACCTCGAGTACAACCTCGGCGTGCTCGGTGATGCGCTCACCGGCAAGTAA
- a CDS encoding metal ABC transporter permease, with amino-acid sequence MQFLIDIFAYEFLQKALVVSIITGVISGVIGSLVMLRGLALMGDAISHAVVPGVAVSYLLGINFFWGAMVAGLCAALGVGFIQNRTRVKQDAAMGIMLSSMFALGIVLIAHAKSAIDLNSILFGNVLAVRTEDMIVSIIVGTVVLVTVLLLYKELVVSSFDPASAEVYGFKTKRLQYLVLVMLTLVTVTSMQTVGVVLVISLLVTPAATALLLVKRLPAMLVIAASLGAVSSFVGIIVSFELNLPSGPVIALVATLFFLLALLFSPSQGIITRNIRTTERKGVAQ; translated from the coding sequence ATGCAGTTTCTCATCGATATCTTTGCCTACGAGTTCTTGCAAAAAGCCCTCGTCGTCTCGATCATCACCGGCGTCATTAGCGGTGTCATCGGCAGCCTCGTCATGCTGCGTGGCCTCGCCCTTATGGGTGACGCGATTTCTCACGCGGTCGTGCCCGGCGTCGCGGTCTCGTACCTCTTGGGCATCAACTTCTTCTGGGGCGCGATGGTCGCGGGCCTCTGCGCGGCGCTCGGCGTGGGGTTCATTCAAAACCGCACCCGCGTGAAGCAAGACGCGGCCATGGGCATCATGCTCTCGTCAATGTTTGCGCTCGGCATCGTGCTCATCGCCCACGCCAAGAGCGCGATCGACCTCAACTCGATTCTCTTCGGCAACGTGCTTGCCGTGCGCACCGAAGACATGATCGTCTCGATCATCGTGGGTACCGTGGTGCTCGTTACCGTGCTCTTGCTCTACAAAGAGCTCGTCGTCTCGAGCTTCGACCCTGCGAGCGCCGAGGTGTACGGTTTCAAGACGAAGCGACTGCAGTACCTCGTGCTCGTCATGCTCACGCTCGTGACCGTCACCTCAATGCAGACCGTGGGCGTTGTGCTCGTCATCTCGTTGCTCGTGACCCCGGCCGCCACCGCCCTGCTGCTCGTCAAGCGGCTGCCCGCGATGCTCGTGATCGCCGCGAGCCTCGGCGCCGTGAGCTCGTTCGTCGGCATCATCGTGAGCTTCGAACTGAACCTGCCCTCGGGCCCCGTCATCGCGCTCGTGGCCACCCTCTTCTTCCTGCTCGCGTTGCTCTTCTCGCCGAGCCAGGGCATCATCACCAGAAATATTCGAACAACCGAACGAAAAGGAGTGGCGCAATGA
- a CDS encoding metal ABC transporter ATP-binding protein: MTQNILQPAVHVRDLTAAYRHDTVLDGVSFDVPRGVVLGVVGPNGAGKSTLLKAALGLLPESSGHVEFLGSPLDAVRSKVAYMPQSLTLDPTFPVTVLDVVLMGTYPGLGWVKRPRKAHKQQAREALELVELGDLAGRPIGQLSGGQRQRVLLARALVQEPELLIMDEPFQGVDAASERNIVSVLKGLKARGVTVVMVHHDLMTVLDYCDWVALVNRGIQAIGPAESTFTAGNLERVFGIPHLGAGHAPAGGAAA; the protein is encoded by the coding sequence ATGACTCAAAACATCTTGCAACCCGCGGTTCACGTTCGTGACCTCACTGCGGCCTACCGCCACGACACCGTGCTCGACGGCGTCTCATTCGACGTGCCACGGGGCGTCGTGTTGGGCGTTGTCGGGCCCAACGGTGCTGGCAAATCAACGCTGCTCAAAGCGGCGCTTGGCCTGCTGCCAGAGTCGTCGGGGCACGTCGAGTTTCTCGGGAGCCCCCTCGACGCGGTGCGCTCAAAGGTGGCCTACATGCCACAGTCGCTCACGCTCGACCCCACCTTTCCCGTCACCGTGCTCGACGTCGTGCTCATGGGCACCTACCCGGGCCTCGGTTGGGTCAAGCGCCCGCGCAAGGCGCACAAGCAGCAGGCGCGCGAGGCGCTCGAACTCGTCGAGCTGGGCGATCTCGCTGGCCGCCCCATCGGCCAGCTCTCGGGCGGCCAGCGCCAGCGTGTGCTGCTCGCGAGGGCGCTCGTGCAAGAGCCAGAGCTGCTCATCATGGACGAGCCATTTCAGGGCGTCGACGCCGCGAGCGAGCGCAACATCGTGAGCGTGCTGAAGGGGCTCAAGGCCCGCGGCGTAACCGTCGTCATGGTGCACCACGACCTCATGACCGTGCTCGACTACTGCGACTGGGTCGCGCTCGTCAACCGGGGCATTCAGGCCATCGGGCCCGCCGAGAGCACGTTCACCGCGGGCAACCTCGAGCGAGTCTTTGGCATTCCACATCTCGGCGCAGGCCACGCGCCGGCGGGAGGTGCGGCCGCATAA
- a CDS encoding EamA family transporter, producing the protein MNRATVTVGASPLTGFLLALASAGSFAFSGIFASALISAGWSPGAAVIARITLAALILLVPTLIMMRGKWHLVVAAWKQVLLFGILAVAGCQLAFFLAVEHIAPSLALLIEFMGPVLLMLFFWARTRIAPHQLTLLGAVIAIAGLVTISGLAVGSSLHPLGIFFALIAAVGNATYFATGATTEHGIPPLPFVGIGLGVASVFLIAASAVGVLPFTTSTAPVILAGAEVPLWVPIAGMALISTVISYVLGVAASRRLGATVASFTGYSEPLFAIAWSIMLLGIAPTTTEWIGAALIIGGVAAVKAGEVVRTRSLPKL; encoded by the coding sequence GTGAATCGTGCCACCGTAACCGTGGGTGCCTCGCCGCTCACGGGTTTTCTTTTGGCGCTTGCTTCGGCAGGCAGCTTCGCCTTCTCGGGCATCTTCGCGAGCGCGCTCATCAGCGCCGGCTGGTCGCCAGGCGCCGCCGTCATCGCGCGCATTACCCTCGCGGCCCTCATCCTGCTTGTCCCGACCCTCATCATGATGCGCGGTAAGTGGCACCTCGTCGTGGCTGCATGGAAGCAGGTGCTGCTCTTCGGCATTCTCGCGGTCGCGGGCTGCCAGCTCGCCTTCTTTCTCGCGGTTGAGCACATCGCGCCGAGCCTCGCGCTGCTCATCGAGTTCATGGGCCCCGTGCTGCTCATGCTCTTCTTCTGGGCCCGCACCCGCATTGCCCCGCACCAGCTCACGTTGCTCGGCGCCGTCATCGCGATCGCCGGCCTCGTCACCATCTCGGGCCTCGCCGTGGGCAGCAGCCTGCACCCCCTCGGCATCTTCTTCGCGCTCATCGCGGCCGTCGGCAACGCAACCTACTTCGCAACGGGGGCCACGACCGAGCACGGCATCCCTCCTCTGCCCTTCGTCGGCATCGGGCTCGGCGTCGCGAGCGTATTTCTCATCGCAGCGAGCGCCGTGGGCGTGCTGCCCTTCACCACGTCGACCGCGCCGGTCATTCTCGCTGGCGCCGAGGTGCCGCTCTGGGTTCCCATCGCCGGCATGGCGCTCATCTCGACGGTCATCTCGTACGTGCTCGGGGTCGCAGCTTCTCGCCGGCTCGGCGCGACGGTCGCGAGTTTTACCGGCTACTCTGAGCCGCTCTTCGCCATCGCGTGGAGCATCATGCTGCTCGGCATCGCCCCAACGACAACCGAGTGGATCGGCGCCGCCCTCATCATCGGTGGCGTCGCCGCGGTGAAGGCGGGCGAGGTCGTGCGCACGCGAAGCCTGCCGAAGCTGTAG
- a CDS encoding phosphatase PAP2 family protein, which translates to MNNTARETQGVRLTQSSSARSGQVALRALYVVLCLACLAAVFALQHFAIHTARGQSFDQNIMTALSEQTGTVASYLRRGLNTTVPVAVGVLVIVALIALFQRKMRTLTQVIVVFAGANLTAQLLKHVLIDRPTLVEHLGVYGNSFPSGHVTIAAAAAGVLFFSTSHRNVAGVLTALAGIWAVLIGIATVVSAWHRPSDVLGGFLIVAAWVFAAQALWGPAKSA; encoded by the coding sequence ATGAATAACACGGCACGAGAAACGCAGGGCGTTCGCTTGACCCAGAGCAGCAGTGCGCGCTCAGGGCAGGTTGCCTTGAGGGCGCTCTATGTGGTGCTGTGCCTCGCCTGCCTCGCGGCGGTTTTTGCCCTGCAGCACTTCGCCATTCACACGGCTCGAGGGCAGAGCTTCGACCAGAACATCATGACCGCGCTCAGCGAGCAGACGGGAACCGTCGCCTCGTACTTGAGGCGCGGGCTCAACACCACCGTGCCGGTCGCGGTGGGCGTGCTCGTCATCGTTGCCCTCATCGCGCTCTTCCAACGCAAGATGCGCACGCTCACCCAGGTGATCGTGGTGTTCGCGGGGGCGAACCTCACGGCTCAACTGCTCAAGCACGTGCTCATCGACCGGCCAACGCTCGTCGAGCACCTCGGGGTCTACGGCAACTCGTTTCCGTCGGGCCACGTCACGATCGCTGCGGCGGCTGCCGGAGTGCTCTTCTTCTCGACCTCGCACCGAAACGTCGCGGGAGTACTCACGGCACTCGCCGGCATCTGGGCCGTGCTCATCGGCATCGCCACGGTCGTGAGCGCGTGGCATCGCCCGAGCGACGTGCTCGGCGGCTTTCTCATCGTCGCCGCATGGGTCTTCGCCGCGCAGGCGCTGTGGGGGCCGGCTAAGTCGGCCTGA
- a CDS encoding chorismate mutase: protein MPEIDPQAELERLRSSIDNIDASLMYMLAERFRCTQQVGELKAKHQMPPADLAREARQTARLKELAADAHLDPVFAEKWFNFVVAEVIHHHTRIAEQGVPEA from the coding sequence ATGCCCGAAATCGATCCGCAGGCAGAGCTTGAGCGGTTGCGCTCAAGCATCGATAACATCGACGCCTCGCTCATGTATATGCTCGCGGAGCGGTTTCGGTGCACGCAGCAGGTCGGCGAGCTGAAGGCCAAGCACCAGATGCCGCCCGCCGACCTTGCTCGCGAGGCGCGGCAGACGGCGCGTCTGAAGGAGCTCGCGGCCGACGCGCACCTCGACCCGGTGTTCGCTGAGAAGTGGTTTAACTTCGTGGTCGCCGAGGTGATTCACCACCACACGCGCATCGCCGAGCAGGGCGTTCCCGAAGCGTAG